One Ictalurus furcatus strain D&B chromosome 7, Billie_1.0, whole genome shotgun sequence genomic window, gttttatttttcattggaTTGATGTGATGTAACGGTGTACTGTACTAGATAAATGCTAGAAAATCAGTAgacaggaagtgtgatggtTTGTGAAGCTCTTAAAAGCCCTGCTTTTATTATGTACCTGAAGAGTACTTGAATAGTTAACGGTGCTTTACTGACCAATCTGGCTCTATTTGCAGTCCTTTCTCAAAGGGAAACGCTGTCATAAGATTCTAAATGGGATATTTTAAGGGATAAACATAACCATTTAGGGTGGAATTTTCTCCTCCTATGAGTGTGGTTAACATCGTTAGCAACTCAATTATATATTTGTACTTCTTAGGTGATGCTCCGTATTCCGGCCCTTCTGCACAAACACCATCAGTGCCAGTAGGAGTACCACCAGGTCTGGAATATTTAACACAGGTAgttctgctttctttctttcttattctctTGGTTCCATGAGAATGCTTCCATGCACTTAATAACCAAGCATGGTCACTTTTAAAATTTCAGATTGACCAGGTCCTCATTCACCAGAAAGTTGAGTTGTTGGAAGGTGAGTTTTTGTTTATACCAGTCTTAGCATGACTATTTACAGTAACAACAATGTGAGCTGAGGTCAGGATGTTCTTTCAGAGAAATGATTTAGGATAaggcaatggaaaaaaaagtactgcCACAGAGTTCCTGAATAGAACTATGCAATAAGTCTGACTGAATCATGGTTACTACTTGAGCGTTTGTGGTAATTATTTAGAATTGTTAATTTGCTCCTTGCCTGTTCATTTGCCTTCAGCATTCATCAGCTTTGAGACCAACAATCAATATGAGATTAAGAACAGCTTGGGCCAAAAGATCTACAAGGCCAAAGAGAAGAACGACTGCTGCACACGGAACTGCTGTGGTGCACTGAGGAGCTTTGATATGAAGATTAAAGACAACTCGGACCGCGAGGTCATACGGCTAATTCGCCCTTTTCGCTGTGCCTCCTGCTGGTGCCCCTGCTGCATGCAAGAGGTTTGAGTGTATGAGGGCTGTTCAGATGGGTTTTAGGATGTATAACTGTTCATCTTCTGTACACTGTACAGCTTCAGAATCCTGAAGATTGCAATCTTTTTTCCACAACAAGCTTTACAGAGGATGATCTAGTTACTGGATTGAATATAGTGCAAAGCATCACATTATCAAGGACCTGTTATCTGTACGAAATAAAGAACTTGTATGCATAACTtataatatgaattattttaataactATTACTTCAGATGAATCAATTGGGATGCTACCCTCAGGAAACCTACTATCAGTCTAGTTGATCTGATCTAGCTGGTTCTTGATTGATGACTTTGTCAGATTTAACTTTCATAGCAATACATAATCATtagtatgaaataaatgaatactgaAAGAAGTAATTAAATACAGAAAGTTTTTAAATCCTTTAGAATAAGCTTAGAATTAAGAAATAACTTAGTAGTTTTGACTAAATACCAAAAAATCTATTGCAGGCTACTTGTGGAAGAATATGCCCAGAGCTGggctgcttttttatttatttatttatttattttatactggACTTCCTTTTTGTCTGACATGACTGCATTTGGTGTCCAAATTAGCATATGCATACAAATTGCCCTGACTATGACTTGTATTGTCTGACTTAACAGTTCAGgaacatcaaaataaaaaaggaaaatatatatacacattatctttataatatttttcttcctTAATGCTTATAATTCAACCAGTAAAATCATGTGTGTTTGAGGCACAATAACCTCTGGACTTCAGTACTACCAGGTTATTACCTCTTCCTACTGATATTGTCCATGCTCATATAATTGTGCTGTATTGTTTATCCAGCATGTTGTTTTAGTTTCTGACTATAAACTGTTCATTCATTGAGCCATGTTTTGAAAGTTTATCCTTCATGGTTCTGAAATTGAAACTAGGAGAGACGGACGTTCAGCCTGAAGAAACTGCTCATAGTGAAACTTGTAGGGAAAATTCTGAACGCATAAGTGCAGTTGCTTTAATGTTAGCCAGCACAACTTTCTGAAGACCAAAGAGACCACATACCATGTTGTACTTTTGGAAATTGTAACCTAGGTGTTGGAGCTCCCTGACTTTAATTCCAAACCCATCCAAGCCCCTGTGTTTTAATACATATTAAGGACCAAGTTACTTTCCATAcatattttaaactttaaatctaCTTTTTGCAAGAATCATTACTTATTCAATCTGAGTACAAACGGAACACATCTAGCGTTTACCTTGTAAATTCAAAATGGTAAACGTTTTTGTCTTCAGCAGGAAAACACTGTTAAGACGATTGACAATATAGGTGAAAAAAGGGTTTAGTGTTGTGTATGATTCTAGTGGGGCCTAGACAGTTTTAAAAACCTGTCTGGTGACTTTAATTGCTTCACTTGCCATGTGATTGTGACATAGTTAAGTTCCAGTTTTTACATGTCTGGTGTGGTGATAATCTGCATGTGGGGtggtctttttcttttcctcttaaGCTTGAAGTACAGGCACCCCCTGGTACCACCATCGGCTATGTGACCCAAGACTGGCATCCCTGTTACCCAAAATTCTCCATTAAGGGTGCCAACAAAGAGACTCTGATGAAACTGGAGGGCCCCTGCTTAGCCTGCAACTGCTGTGGGGATGTCAACTTTGAGGTAAGAAAGGAGAACTTCAGCATTTTAAAGTTGAAGCTACAGTACTTTTGCAATTAAATTGTCTTGTATTTATAAAGATAAGGAAATGCATTATGTTGCATAGACAGAGCTGACGGTCACTTGACTTTAAAATCTTACTGTGACCATTAATTCTTGGTCACTGAACATTTTCTTATagtttactgtattttaaacaGTAAGCAGTAACAGTAAGCACTTGCATAAGTGTTGCATCCTGTACATGCAGTTAGTGTTTAATAAAGCTTGACTTGTACTGTTTCCCATTCATATCCATGATTTTCCCTCAGCTGAAAGGCAAGGATGGAGGAAAGTCTATTGGTCGAATCAGTAAGCAGTGGAGTGGATTATTAAAGGAGGCGTTCACTGATGCAGACAACTTCGGCATCCAGTTTCCCTTGGACATGGATGTGAAAATGAAAGCTGTCCTGATGGGAGCTTGCTTCCTTATTGTGAGTTTCATAATTGTGTTAATGAAATGTTTGAGCGTGCACTGTGTTTTCAGAATTCACACAAGCAAAATATACAagtgtattaaaatattttggtgGTAGTGATCTACATGTACACAATGCAGGCTTTGACTGGTGTTCTCTTGTCTTTGTAGGATTTTATATTCTTCGAAAAAGTGGGAGACTCTAACCAACGCAACACAGTCTTCTCTTAGAGAAGTAGACATTCTTCAATGTGCCTTTTGTCTAatcatttattcctcttatcttTTTATGGCCCAAATACTACATGAGCTAGCTCTTATCTGTTTGCTGTTGGTCAAACTCATGAGCTTTACACCTCTGCAGGAGTTCTAGTgcttttgctcatatttaaataaaataaaaataaaaaattcacaccTGACGCACAGGAAATAGGATGTTTGTATGCCATGTGAAAGTGTTCAACCTAAACCGGTAATTCACGTTTTTCCATGTTTGTTCTCACGTGATTGTGTGCCATTTTCTTGATGCACCTAAAGCCTTTTATTTCAGAATGTATTGTATGCAGAGGTGTGGACTGTAGCACTTTCTGCTCATCCCATTTATACACAATGTTAATTTTTTCATAGTTTGACTTGTATAGACTTGTATGAATCAGGTTTTAATGTCTTGTTCAAAAACCACTTTACCATCAAATACTGTCTTATCTTACAAGATCTTGTATGCTTTACTAATGACCTTAACATTCTATACCATACCTCCTTCCTTATGAAGAATGGCAAAGTTGTATTTAACtg contains:
- the LOC128610020 gene encoding phospholipid scramblase 2-like — protein: MSAPGYPSPQPPYPMTQMGGSVPPYPVGGYGELDPAAPPAGFYMGYQPSPHQPVMNQPGPGGPPQQPIQMSAYGGDAPYSGPSAQTPSVPVGVPPGLEYLTQIDQVLIHQKVELLEAFISFETNNQYEIKNSLGQKIYKAKEKNDCCTRNCCGALRSFDMKIKDNSDREVIRLIRPFRCASCWCPCCMQELEVQAPPGTTIGYVTQDWHPCYPKFSIKGANKETLMKLEGPCLACNCCGDVNFELKGKDGGKSIGRISKQWSGLLKEAFTDADNFGIQFPLDMDVKMKAVLMGACFLIDFIFFEKVGDSNQRNTVFS